In Archocentrus centrarchus isolate MPI-CPG fArcCen1 chromosome 21, fArcCen1, whole genome shotgun sequence, the following are encoded in one genomic region:
- the LOC115800657 gene encoding putative gustatory receptor clone PTE01 produces the protein MENSSQIVSFVLTAYGNIGELKYLYFSIILLWYLSICVANTLLIVVIHVDRRLHEPMYILLCNLCVNEIKFSTSLYPLLLSQMFSDSHEVTLPWCFLQICCLYTSAPAEFCSLAAMAYDRYIAICHPLHYNVLMNTERVFVMILLVWIYSFVSFILSFSFIFSLKFCANNIDNVYCDHQLLIKLSCSVSVHSNILEIFFAIVSIFIPFSLISLSYMKILKACRKTSKENKQKAVTTCTPQIVSVSNLFVGCIFSFINFRLLVAHVPDEVHVILPMYLLICQPILTPFMYGFHLPKIRQSCERFLFNRNS, from the coding sequence ATGGAAAACTCAAGTCAGATTGTGTCCTTTGTGCTGACTGCTTATGGAAACATTGGAGAGCTAAAATACCTGTATTTTAGCATAATACTGTTGTGGTACCTCTCTATATGTGTGGCCAACACACTTCTTATTGTGGTCATACATGTGGACAGAAGGCTGCATGAGCCAATGTATATACTGCTTTGCAATTTATGtgtgaatgaaataaaattcagCACATCACTGTATCCTCTTCTGCTCTCACAGATGTTTTCAGACAGCCATGAAGTGACCCTGCCGTGGTGTTTTCTGCAGATATGTTGTTTGTATACAAGTGCTCCTGCTGAGTTTTGCAGTTTAGCAGCCATGGCCTATGACAGATATATTGCCATTTGTCATCCATTACACTATAATGTCCTAATGAACACAGAGAGGGTGTTTGTGATGATTCTGCTTGTGtggatttattcatttgttagttttattctctcattttcatttatcttcAGTTTAAAGTTTTGTGCAAATAATATTGACAATGTGTATTGTGACCACCAATTATTGATTAAACTTTCATGTTCTGTTTCAGTCCATAGCAATATATTGGAGATATTCTTTGCCATTGTGAGTATTTTCATACCATTCAGTCTCATTTCACTCTCTTACATGAAGATTTTGAAAGCTTGTCgaaaaacatcaaaagaaaacaagcagaaagcCGTGACTACTTGCACACCTCAGATCGTCTCTGTGTCAAACCTGTTTGTCGgctgcattttttcttttattaatttcAGGTTGTTAGTTGCTCATGTACCAGATGAAGTCCATGTAATTTTACCTATGTATCTCCTCATTTGTCAACCAATACTCACACCATTTATGTATGGATTTCATTTGCCAAAGATAAGGCAATCATGTGAAAGGTTTCTGTTTAACAGAAATTCTTAG
- the LOC115801232 gene encoding olfactory receptor 4D1-like: protein MENSSQIVSFVLAAYGNIGELKYLYFSIILLWYLSICVANTLLIVVIHVDKRLHEPMYILLCNLCVNEIKVSTSLYPLLLSQMFSDSHEVTLPWCFLQMCCMYTSGPAELCSLVAMAYDRYIAICHPLRYNAFMNTERVFVMILLVWIYSFISFIFSYTFIFSLKFCGNIIDNVYCDHRLMIKISCSVSVHSYISEIFFTIVSIFIPFSLISVSYMKILKACRKTSKENKQKAVTTCTPQIVSVSNLFVGCIFSFIDFRFLVGKGPDEVRVILPVYLLICQPMLTPFMYGFNLPKIRQSCKRFLFN from the coding sequence ATGGAAAACTCAAGTCAGATTGTGTCCTTTGTGCTGGCTGCTTATGGAAACATTGGAGAGCTAAAATACCTGTATTTTAGCATAATACTGTTGTGGTACCTCTCTATATGTGTGGCCAACACACTTCTTATTGTGGTCATACATGTGGACAAAAGGCTGCATGAGCCAATGTATATACTGCTTTGCAATTTATGtgtgaatgaaataaaagtCAGCACATCGCTGTACCCTCTTCTGCTCTCACAGATGTTTTCAGACAGCCATGAAGTGACCCTGCCGTGGTGTTTTCTGCAGATGTGCTGTATGTATACAAGTGGCCCAGCTGAGTTGTGCAGTTTAGTAGCCATGGCCTATGACAGATATATCGCCATCTGTCATCCATTACGCTATAATGCCTTTATGAACACAGAGAGGGTGTTTGTGATGATTCTGCTTGTgtggatttattcatttattagttttattttctcatataCATTTATCTTCAGTTTAAAGTTTTGTGGCAATATTATTGACAATGTGTATTGTGACCACCgattaatgattaaaatttcatgttcagtttcagtccaTAGTTATATATCTGAGATATTCTTCACCATTGTGAGTATTTTCATACCATTCAGTCTCATTTCAGTCTCTTATATGAAGATTTTGAAAGCTTGTCgaaaaacatcaaaagaaaacaagcagaaagcCGTGACTACTTGCACACCTCAGATTGTCTCTGTGTCAAACCTGTTTGTTGGCtgcattttttctttcattgacTTCAGGTTTTTGGTGGGTAAAGGGCCAGATGAAGTCCGTGTAATTTTACCTGTGTATCTCCTCATTTGTCAACCAATGCTCACACCTTTTATGTATGGATTTAATTTGCCAAAGATAAGGCAATCATGTAAAAGGTTTTTGTTTAATTGA